A single Desulfomonilaceae bacterium DNA region contains:
- a CDS encoding HEPN domain-containing protein: MAEAKNRYLAKRWLQTAAEDLAAARTLYDHEMYAASCFHSQQAGEKSIKAIWFFEDEDPWGHSVKKLVDEFPKKDDFPDLAEVNNFAALLDKYYIPTRYPNGLPDLTPGQVYIQSDAAVGLVAASGFIELCKTWIESNLRSK; the protein is encoded by the coding sequence ATGGCTGAAGCCAAGAACAGATACCTGGCTAAAAGATGGTTACAGACAGCGGCAGAGGACCTAGCGGCGGCTCGAACATTGTACGACCACGAAATGTATGCGGCTTCGTGTTTTCATTCCCAGCAGGCCGGCGAAAAATCGATTAAGGCGATCTGGTTTTTCGAAGACGAAGACCCATGGGGCCACTCGGTCAAAAAACTTGTTGATGAATTTCCTAAAAAAGATGATTTCCCGGATTTGGCCGAAGTAAATAACTTCGCCGCATTGCTCGACAAATATTATATTCCCACAAGATATCCCAACGGACTGCCTGATTTGACGCCTGGGCAGGTCTATATCCAAAGCGACGCCGCCGTGGGACTGGTTGCGGCTTCCGGCTTCATTGAACTTTGCAAGACCTGGATTGAAAGCAACCTACGTTCGAAATGA
- a CDS encoding nucleotidyltransferase domain-containing protein has product MRSQPTGSLDRITSVIIPICKRYAIIKAIVFGSFAVGDVSKRSDLDLMLIMQTDKRFLDRYDGIYKDITDVVEHRSVDLLIYTPAEFDNMQDEPFMRRVVKEGVVIYG; this is encoded by the coding sequence ATGAGATCTCAACCAACTGGGTCTTTAGACCGAATAACTAGCGTGATCATACCGATTTGCAAACGATACGCTATTATCAAGGCCATTGTTTTTGGATCTTTTGCTGTGGGCGATGTCTCCAAACGCAGCGATTTGGATTTGATGCTTATTATGCAGACGGATAAAAGATTTCTTGATCGTTATGATGGGATTTACAAGGATATAACTGATGTGGTTGAGCATCGCTCTGTTGATCTTCTGATCTACACTCCGGCGGAATTTGACAATATGCAGGATGAGCCTTTTATGCGACGAGTTGTCAAGGAAGGCGTCGTCATTTATGGCTGA
- a CDS encoding methyltransferase domain-containing protein, with the protein MKLTLELGTRKAFLYAPEDAEDSAERLTFWWGLTTASINLTRLILEGKDLVGVKALELGCGLGLAGMGALMKGAEVTFSDFMPQALELASRNIALNDLNRSRAHFLELDWGNPPDLPAFDLILGAEIIYDYFFHSSLIQLLEKALATGGSIMLADRKRLVVERFIGRLLSRGFSCQSNTSAFSHHGFPDQEITIFDLSRS; encoded by the coding sequence GTGAAACTGACACTGGAGCTTGGAACCAGAAAAGCGTTTCTGTACGCGCCCGAGGACGCTGAAGACTCTGCGGAGCGCCTCACCTTCTGGTGGGGTCTTACTACAGCTTCAATTAATCTGACAAGGCTCATTCTTGAAGGAAAGGATCTTGTGGGGGTCAAGGCGCTCGAACTCGGGTGCGGACTCGGCCTGGCGGGCATGGGAGCTTTGATGAAGGGCGCTGAAGTCACTTTCAGCGATTTCATGCCTCAAGCGCTGGAACTCGCGAGCCGCAATATAGCTCTGAATGATCTGAATCGCTCCCGAGCGCATTTTCTCGAGTTGGATTGGGGAAATCCCCCAGATTTGCCTGCTTTTGATCTGATCCTTGGCGCCGAAATAATATATGACTATTTCTTCCACTCCAGTCTGATCCAGTTACTCGAAAAGGCGTTGGCGACCGGTGGCAGTATCATGCTTGCGGACAGGAAAAGACTGGTTGTCGAGCGTTTTATCGGCCGACTGTTATCGAGAGGCTTTTCATGCCAATCAAATACGTCGGCTTTCAGTCACCATGGTTTTCCTGATCAGGAAATTACCATTTTTGACCTCTCGCGTTCCTGA